In the genome of Nocardioides marmoribigeumensis, one region contains:
- a CDS encoding metal-sensitive transcriptional regulator encodes MQLPSDDMTPVVHRLKRAQGQLAGVLRMLEEGRDCEDVVTQLAAVSRALDRAGFAIVASGMRQCMVEEDNTLDVAKMEKLFLALA; translated from the coding sequence ATGCAGCTGCCCTCCGACGACATGACCCCGGTGGTCCACCGGCTCAAGCGGGCACAGGGCCAGCTCGCCGGGGTGCTGCGCATGCTGGAGGAGGGCCGCGACTGCGAGGACGTGGTCACCCAGCTCGCCGCCGTCAGCCGTGCGCTCGACCGGGCCGGCTTCGCGATCGTGGCCAGCGGCATGCGCCAGTGCATGGTCGAGGAGGACAACACCCTCGACGTGGCCAAGATGGAGAAGCTCTTCCTCGCCCTGGCCTGA
- a CDS encoding SDR family NAD(P)-dependent oxidoreductase: MTTSQPTPLADLFRLDGRVALVTGASSGLGVFFAETLAEAGADVVLGARRVDRLEETKAKVEALGRRAVAVQTDVTRPEDCTAMVAAAMEQLGRVDVLVNNAGIGTAVPATKETPEQFSSVVEINLHGTYWMAQAAARVMQPGSSIVNISSVLGLTTAGLPQAAYSASKAAVIGLTRDLAQQWTGRKGIRVNALAPGWFESEMTDSYQPGYLEQMLQRVPMGRVGDPRELAATLVWLAGPAGGYVTGQTIAVDGGVTIT; the protein is encoded by the coding sequence ATGACCACCTCCCAGCCGACCCCGTTGGCCGACCTCTTCCGTCTCGACGGCCGCGTGGCCCTGGTCACCGGGGCGTCCTCGGGCCTCGGGGTGTTCTTCGCCGAGACGCTCGCCGAGGCCGGCGCCGACGTCGTGCTCGGCGCCCGCCGGGTCGACCGGCTCGAGGAGACCAAGGCCAAGGTCGAGGCCCTCGGCCGGCGTGCGGTCGCCGTGCAGACCGACGTCACGCGGCCGGAGGACTGCACGGCGATGGTCGCGGCCGCCATGGAGCAGCTGGGCCGCGTCGACGTGCTGGTCAACAACGCCGGCATCGGCACCGCCGTCCCGGCCACCAAGGAGACCCCGGAGCAGTTCTCGAGCGTGGTCGAGATCAACCTGCACGGGACCTACTGGATGGCCCAGGCGGCGGCGCGCGTGATGCAGCCCGGGTCGTCGATCGTCAACATCTCCTCCGTCCTCGGGCTCACCACAGCGGGACTCCCCCAGGCGGCCTACTCCGCGTCCAAGGCGGCCGTCATCGGGCTGACCCGCGACCTCGCCCAGCAGTGGACCGGGCGCAAGGGCATCCGGGTCAACGCGCTCGCCCCGGGCTGGTTCGAGAGCGAGATGACCGACTCCTACCAGCCGGGCTACCTCGAGCAGATGCTCCAGCGCGTGCCGATGGGCCGCGTCGGTGACCCGCGCGAGCTCGCGGCGACCCTGGTGTGGCTCGCCGGGCCCGCGGGGGGCTACGTCACCGGCCAGACCATCGCGGTCGACGGCGGCGTGACGATCACCTGA